The Rhizobium rhizogenes sequence TGGCAAAGAGCGAGAACAGGCCGACGGCGATGGCGAGCATGATTGCCGCCCGGCGTTTGAACCCGCGCCGCCTTCGCCGGGGAGCCGCGCTGCGGCTCGTTCTCGAGGGTGAGTTGAAAACGGTGAGGAGAATAAGGAAAAGCAGCGCCGCAAAGCTCGACATGATCCCGGCGCGCGAACCGGTCAGCATCAGTGCGATGAAGCAGAGGGCAGCAAGCACGCCGATGAAGGCAGCCCTGCGGATGAGGCGCTTCTGTTCGGCCGGCACCGTCAGGCGATTGGCCACAAGCGCCCTTACCATGTGCCAGTCCGGAGCCTGCAACCTCTTGTGAAACAACGAGAAGAGCGCAAGCAGGATGAGGCCGAAGAAGGTTGCGGCGGTGTTGCGATTGACAAAAAGGCCGGTCAGGCTGCCGAGATAGAAGCGTTTCTGAATGAAGCCCAGCATTTCCGGAAACAGCAGGAATTGCACGATCGACCCCAGCGCGAGCCAGCCGCCGCCTATCGCGAACCACCGCAACATTTTTGCAGCGCGCTCGTCAGTATCGAAAATCACGAGACCGGCCATGAAGGCGCCGAAGGGCAGGGCGGCACTGAGCAGGCCGAGCCGGTCATCCGCCGGGGTGAGCGAGATGGTTGCCGCCGGTGCGATTTGTGTGAACATGGTGGCGGCGGACCATGCCGGATTGGGCGAAGCGATGCGCGGCAGGGATGATGCCTGCAGCAGCATCTGGATGATGAGCGCCGCAAGCAGAAAACAGGCGGCCGCGAGCGCCTTGCCGGTGCCGCCGCGGGGTGGCCCGAAGACAAGAATGGCGGGCACCAGCAGGAGATACATCGCCAGCGTGACGACGATGCGGCTCTCTATCTCGGTTGCGCCGCGATTGAGGAGCGCCAGCAGGAAAATCGCCCAGAACGCCCCTGTGGCGATCACCCGGAAATAATCGCGAAATACCACCGGTCGCGACGGCGAGGAGGAGAGTATTCCGGATCGGGTAAGGGTGGGTATCATCGGCTCCGGCTTTGCAAGACCTGGTTGCGGTGGTGATATGCGAGACGGCGTGCCGCCGCGCGCTCGGCTTTATTGCTTCGGCTTGTTGCGATTGATTTCGCCTGGCTGCTCCTGTTGGCAGACATCGCGCAGGGTCCAGCGCAGGATTTCCCCTTCCTTGCCGCAGACGACCGCTATATCCGCATCTCGGGCCGCTTCGGCCTGCGGCAGCGTCCCTCTTGGAAATTGCTGCCACATGACAAAGCGCCCGCGTATCAGATTGGCGTCCGCCGGCCCGTAAAGCTGGGAAAAATTCATCAATACGGCTGTCTCCAGCGGCGAGGCGTTGCGCAGCGAACGAACCATGGCAAGGCGCAGCCACACATCGCCATTGGCGGGAAAACAGGAGAGCGCATGCCGAATATAGGTTTCGGCAAAGCCAAGACGCGCTGCGGTGGTCTCGGTTGCCGCATCCTCGATATTCGCATCGAGATCAGCCAGAACCAGTCGCAACCCCGCCTTGACGATATCTGCCCGACAGATTTTCTCTGCGATGACGGGCTGGAGCTGGCTGACGGTTTTCGCAAGGAGATCGGGTGCCAGACCGGCTTTGTCGTCGGCAATTCTCGCCATCGCAACGATGTCGGAAAAACGCCGGGTTTCGGAAAATGCCTGCGCCGCGATGGATAAAACAAATGCGGAAATGACGAGAACCGGCAGGGCCGCGAGGACTTTGTGCAGCAGCGTCACATCGCCCCGGCTAGTCATGATAATAGCGCGTGTAACGTGAATAATAATATTCGCTCGAGCCGTAGGCCCGGTAAAGTTTCAGCTTTTCCGTATCCACCTTGTTGAGAATGACGCCAAGGCATTTTTTGCGGATATGGACTTCATTTTCGATGGTGTTGCGGACCGCCCTGCGGGCGGTTTTACCCCACTCGGTCACAAAAACGAAACCGTCGATCCGGCTTGCCATCGCCCGGGCATCGACCACCGGGCCGAGCGGTGGCAGGTCGACAATTATATAATCGAAGACGCCGCTCGCCTCGGCCAGCAACTTGTGCATCTGTGGCGATGTCAGGAGCTCGGAGGAATGCGGCACACGCTGCTTGACGACGGTGGGCAGGAAAGCGAGCCCTGTCTTTTCATCGTGCAGGAGGACATCCCGCACATTGCGGCCTTCGAGCAGCACTTCGAGCAGACCCTCTCCGGCATGACGACCCAAGGCGCGCGTGGCGCCCGGATTGCGGATATCCGCATCCAGCAACAAAACCCGTGCGCCCTGTCCGGCCAGAAGCTGTGCCAGATTGATGGAAATGGTGGATTTTCCCTCACTTGGCAAGGCCGATACCACACCCACCACCCGCGCGCCGCTTTTTGCGGGAATGCCGAGATCGAGCGCAAGCCTTGTGCTGCGCAGCGTTTCGGCAAAGGAGGACAACGGGTGATCGACGGCGTAGCGGGCAACGCTGGACGGGCAGGTAGCCGCCGGACCGCTTTCCTGTGCCTTGGGGAGAATTTCCTCGACCGGTTTGTTTGGAATGAGCGGGGTATTGCCGAGAAACTCCAGTCCGAGCACATCGCGAACCTGTTCTCCGGTACGGAAGAAACGGTCACGGAACTCGCGGAACATGGCGATGCCACCGCCGGCTGCCGCGCCCATGATCAT is a genomic window containing:
- a CDS encoding O-antigen ligase; amino-acid sequence: MIPTLTRSGILSSSPSRPVVFRDYFRVIATGAFWAIFLLALLNRGATEIESRIVVTLAMYLLLVPAILVFGPPRGGTGKALAAACFLLAALIIQMLLQASSLPRIASPNPAWSAATMFTQIAPAATISLTPADDRLGLLSAALPFGAFMAGLVIFDTDERAAKMLRWFAIGGGWLALGSIVQFLLFPEMLGFIQKRFYLGSLTGLFVNRNTAATFFGLILLALFSLFHKRLQAPDWHMVRALVANRLTVPAEQKRLIRRAAFIGVLAALCFIALMLTGSRAGIMSSFAALLFLILLTVFNSPSRTSRSAAPRRRRRGFKRRAAIMLAIAVGLFSLFANRVALRMETRLEDDMRFCYMPGISRAISDSWPWGSGLASFAETYAPYHAAQCGVNAVVTHAHNVYAEGLLTLGAAFPFYAAFFVLAQLIIFAIGMRRRKSYRYAAHLGLAGLALVALHSTLDFSLQIPGFAMAYAIFLAPVVTLCLNPPGTERDGRRRHRQASGEPSTAGHARLDEQAFQHP